In the genome of Microcoleus vaginatus PCC 9802, the window GATTGATCGATAAGCGGGTATACTTCATACACGTGGAATCTGCTGTATATGCAAGTTCTATAAATCTCAGATCAACTGTTGATTAAAATTTTTTAGGTTTCTGGCGACCAAGGCAAAGGAGAAAATAGTCTATATTGCTGTAGAGGAATCGAAACCAACATTTATGCAACCGAAACTCAGGAAGCACAGCCTCAACAAACGCCCCACCAAAATACTATCAAATTATCCCCCAACAACGCGCGATGATTGCCAACAAACGGCGAGATTTTCCGCGCGCTTGAAGTGACATCCACTCCGGGAGGCAAAACCCATGAAAAAAAGATGCTGCAATTGCTTTCCGTCGGATCGCGAAAGCTAACGCTCAAGAGTGAGCAATGACATAAATATGTCATTGATGCCTCCAGGAATGACATCAAGCGTGCGATCGTCCCCGCTGGCGATCCAAATCAGACGCAGTGAAATCAAAGCATCGAAATTAGAGCGCTTCTGACCCCATCCTCCCGCTTATTCTACAGTCTGAGAAACGGGCCGACAGCCAGACAATATTGAGTGCAAATTGACGACATTTCCGATTACTGCGATCGCAGGTGCTGCAAATCCAGTCGCCTCAACTTGCTCTACAATTGTACCCAAAGTTCCGATCAATTCTTCTTGTTCCGGCCGCGTTCCCCAGCGCACTAACGCTATGGGCGTTTCTGCACTCAATTGGGCTGCTGTTAACTGACCGATAATGTAAGGCAAATTGTGGATTCCCATGTATACTACAATGGTTTCGGAGCCGCGGGCGATCGCCTGCCAATTTACCTCCGGTCGATATTTTCCCGCTGATTCGTGACCGGTGACAAAGGTGACAGAGGAACTGTACGATCGATGTGTTAAAGGAATTCCCGCATAAGCAGGGGCCGCAATCCCAGAAGTTACGCCGGGGACGACTTCTACCGACACTCCAGCTTTTACCAACTCTTCCATTTCTTCGCCACCGCGGCCGAAGATAAAAGGATCGCCGCCTTTGAGACGAACTACGATCGCATTATCTCCAGCTTTTTCTATCATTAACTGAGTTGTTTCATCTTGCATTAATGAGTGGCGGCCTTTGCGTTTTCCGGCATCAATTCGTTCTGCTTGGGGGTTGATTGCTGCCAAAATTTGAGGGCTGACTAAAGCGTCGTAAATCACCACATCCGCGCACTCTAACAGAGCTTTTCCCTTCAAGGTCATCAAACCCGGATCTCCGGGTCCCGCACCTACTAAATACACTTTTCCTAAAGACATTTTTCTTTCTTCCTTTACCTCTTCTGTGCCTCTGCGGTTCATTTTTGAATTAAATCCCTAATTAACTCTGCTAATTCTACACTTGGCCCTAGAGGATTTGCGAGATGAAGTTCCGCCGCAGGAAATTGCTGCTTTAGCTGTCCGACATTTTTGGCGATCGCATCTGTAATTCCTCCATTAAATAAGAAGTATGGCACAATCCCTATTTGCTGCTGTCCACCACGAACCAAACTCTCAATTTGCTCTTCCAAACTCGGCTTTACCGACCAATACGCTGTTTGTGCACCGAGTTGGCTGGCGATTTCCTCAACAATCGAGTTACCTCCGGGGCGACGGCTGCCGTGAGATAATAAAATCCATTTAGGCAATAGCAGATTGGGGAGAAAAGTCACCTCTTGCATCTGACTTTTTACCAATTGTGTTAAGCCTGCTTTCTGGGAACCTAAATGCGGGCGCAATTCAATTTTTAGCTTGTCACCAAAAGTTTTTTGGGCAATTTCCACCTCTGCCGGTATGTCTTCGGCGACGTGAACTCCCGGCAATAAAAATACAGGCAGGATTTGCAATTCTGTCAGTCCCAGCGACAGGGTACGTTCGCCAAAACTGCAAATTTGTTCGTGTAGCGGTGCGGGCCCGAGTTCTAAGGTGGCGGTTGCTACTGCGGGGAAGGAGTCAGCCAAATTTTGAGACAGCAGTTGACCTAGGTTTTCCAAAGCTTGTTGGGGTCTGGGGTCGCGGCTGCCGTGAGAAACTAATAAATAGGTGGATGATCGCAATTTCAATATAGATTGGATGTTAATGTTCGATCCGGATTTCAAATAATTATAACACCGTGGGGCGCGTGACTTAAAAATTACTCAACACAAAAGTTCGATATTCTAGGGTGCGCGGCTTAAAAATTACTCAACACTGGGCTTAAAATTTATAAGCCGCACACCTTACAAAAGAAGGGGCGCGGCTTAAAAATTACTTAATACTGGGCTTAAATCTTCACTCGCCACCCAGGTTACACAAATCTCAAATTAAGCTTTGGGAGCGGGATCGGCAATGTATTGGAAAGTAGGTTCCGAGTTCCAAGGCCCGCGTTCATCCTTGCCATTTGTGGACAAGTTAAAGTAGAGATCCACAGTGGAATCGGGGGGAATATTGCCGAACATCGGATCGGTGAGTTTGCCCACCGATTCCAAAGCTTTCATGAACATTTGAGTGTGAGAAATTTCGCGAGTCAGCAGAAACTGCAGCGTCTTTTTCGTTCCCATATCCGGTGCTAGTTTAATCAACTCTTCGTAGGTTTGGCGAGCTCCTCCTTCCGCAGCGATATTAGCGCGCAAATCGCGTACCACTTCCCCGCCTTCGTTGATATAAGCTGCCGTCCAAGCTTGACCTTG includes:
- the cobA gene encoding uroporphyrinogen-III C-methyltransferase, whose amino-acid sequence is MNRRGTEEVKEERKMSLGKVYLVGAGPGDPGLMTLKGKALLECADVVIYDALVSPQILAAINPQAERIDAGKRKGRHSLMQDETTQLMIEKAGDNAIVVRLKGGDPFIFGRGGEEMEELVKAGVSVEVVPGVTSGIAAPAYAGIPLTHRSYSSSVTFVTGHESAGKYRPEVNWQAIARGSETIVVYMGIHNLPYIIGQLTAAQLSAETPIALVRWGTRPEQEELIGTLGTIVEQVEATGFAAPAIAVIGNVVNLHSILSGCRPVSQTVE
- a CDS encoding sirohydrochlorin chelatase, which codes for MRSSTYLLVSHGSRDPRPQQALENLGQLLSQNLADSFPAVATATLELGPAPLHEQICSFGERTLSLGLTELQILPVFLLPGVHVAEDIPAEVEIAQKTFGDKLKIELRPHLGSQKAGLTQLVKSQMQEVTFLPNLLLPKWILLSHGSRRPGGNSIVEEIASQLGAQTAYWSVKPSLEEQIESLVRGGQQQIGIVPYFLFNGGITDAIAKNVGQLKQQFPAAELHLANPLGPSVELAELIRDLIQK
- a CDS encoding manganese catalase family protein; this translates as MFFHKKQLMAAVTVDEANPRFAQLLLEQFGGATGELTAALQYWVQSFHCEDAGIKDMLQDIALEEFSHLEMVGQLIEMHTKNVDQTEAYKSTLFAVRGVGPHLLDSQGQAWTAAYINEGGEVVRDLRANIAAEGGARQTYEELIKLAPDMGTKKTLQFLLTREISHTQMFMKALESVGKLTDPMFGNIPPDSTVDLYFNLSTNGKDERGPWNSEPTFQYIADPAPKA